In Kwoniella dendrophila CBS 6074 chromosome 7, complete sequence, the following proteins share a genomic window:
- a CDS encoding triose-phosphate isomerase — protein sequence MVAARKFFVGGNFKMNGSLKEVETIVQRINEANFDGSTELVVAPPALYLLKIQEELKNPAEVSAQNSYTEKSGAFTGEISPNQLKDANVHWVILGHSERRSLFGDTDKLVADKTKAAVEAGLAVIACIGESLEQREKNETQAVVERQLEAIANEISESQWKDIVIAYEPVWAIGTGKVATKEQAQEVHANIRQWLAKRVSQSVADQTRIIYGGSVNGKNCADLANAADIDGFLVGGASLKPEFIDIVNSQKA from the exons ATGGTCGCTGCTAGAAAATTCTTCGTTGG AGGTAACTTCAAAATGAACGGTTCCCTCAAAGAGGTTGAAACCATTGTTCAAAGAATCAATGAAGCCAACTTTGATGGATCAACTG AGCTCGTTGTTGCTCCACCAGCATTATATTTACTtaaaattcaagaagaattgaaaaacCCAGCAGAAGTTTCAGCTCAAAATTCATATACAGAAAAATCAGGTGCATTTACAGGTGAAATTTCaccaaatcaattaaaagaTGCAAATGTACATTGGGTTATTTTAGGTCAttctgaaagaagaagtttatttggtgatactgataaattagttgctgataaa ACAAAAGCAGCCGTAGAAGCTGGCCTCGCCGTCATTGCTTGTATCGGTGAATCTCttgaacaaagagaaaaaaacGAAACTCAAGCTGTAGTAGAAAGACAACTTGAAGCTATTGCCAATGAAATCTCAGAATCTCAATGGAA GGACATCGTCATTGCCT ACGAACCTGTTTGGGCTATCGGTACCGGTAAAGTAGCTACCAAagaacaagctcaagaagtTCATGCCAATATTAGACAATGGCTCGCTAAGAGAGTTTCTCAATCTGTTGCTGATCAAACTAGAATCATCTACGGTGGTTCAGTTAACGGAAAGAACTGTGCTGATCTTG CCAACGCTGCTGATATCGATGGTTTCCTCGTCGGTGGTGCTTCACTCAAACCTGAATTCATTGACATTGTCAACAGTCAAAAAGCTTAA